One window from the genome of Pararhizobium gei encodes:
- the sdhC gene encoding succinate dehydrogenase, cytochrome b556 subunit, which yields MTNVTKGRPLSPHLQIYKPIPTMVMSIVHRITGGALYFGTILVAWWLIAAASGPDYYDWAMWAFGTIIGQLVLFGYTWALVHHLFGGLRHFVWDLGYGYEKHFATKLAIANLIGSIAVTLLIWIVGYVVR from the coding sequence ATGACGAATGTCACCAAAGGTCGGCCGCTCTCGCCGCATCTGCAAATATACAAGCCAATTCCAACGATGGTGATGTCGATTGTGCACCGCATCACCGGCGGTGCGCTCTACTTCGGCACTATCCTCGTTGCGTGGTGGCTGATTGCCGCTGCCAGCGGTCCGGACTATTATGACTGGGCGATGTGGGCTTTCGGCACCATCATCGGGCAGCTGGTTCTGTTCGGTTATACATGGGCGCTTGTACACCACCTGTTCGGGGGGTTGAGACATTTCGTCTGGGATCTGGGCTATGGCTACGAGAAGCATTTTGCGACCAAGCTTGCCATTGCCAATCTGATCGGTTCGATCGCAGTCACGCTGCTGATCTGGATCGTCGGCTACGTGGTGCGCTGA
- a CDS encoding class I SAM-dependent methyltransferase — protein MKTDPETFILANTEIMTPPHVPEIRLHLASEAHDLWLKTEEELEEIGLPPPFWAFAWAGGQGLARHILDHPELVKGRRVIDFAAGSGLVAIAAMKAGAGSVLAVDIDPWTQTAIRVNAALNDVDVSSAASDIIGTEPAADVYLAGDVFYDKKFAERIVPWFEMLTDKGALVLLGDPGRAYCPRDRMRTLATYDVPVTRVLEDSEVKRTTVWCFRPMDE, from the coding sequence GTGAAAACCGATCCCGAAACCTTCATCCTTGCCAATACGGAGATCATGACGCCGCCGCATGTGCCCGAGATCCGGCTGCATCTGGCCAGCGAAGCGCATGATCTCTGGCTGAAGACAGAGGAGGAACTGGAGGAAATCGGCTTGCCGCCGCCCTTCTGGGCCTTTGCCTGGGCAGGCGGGCAGGGACTGGCGCGGCATATCCTCGATCATCCGGAACTCGTGAAAGGCAGGCGCGTCATCGATTTTGCCGCCGGTTCCGGCCTGGTGGCGATTGCCGCGATGAAAGCGGGTGCCGGCTCGGTTCTGGCTGTCGATATCGATCCGTGGACCCAAACAGCGATCCGGGTGAATGCGGCGCTCAACGATGTCGACGTCTCTTCTGCGGCGTCCGATATCATCGGCACCGAGCCGGCCGCTGATGTTTATCTGGCCGGTGACGTTTTCTATGACAAGAAGTTTGCCGAGCGGATCGTGCCATGGTTCGAAATGTTGACGGACAAGGGAGCCTTGGTTCTTCTCGGGGATCCCGGCCGCGCCTATTGTCCGCGCGACCGGATGCGGACGCTGGCGACCTACGACGTTCCGGTGACGCGTGTGCTTGAAGATAGCGAGGTCAAGAGGACGACCGTCTGGTGTTTCCGTCCTATGGACGAATAA
- a CDS encoding EVE domain-containing protein produces MSYWLYKSEPFKWSWAMQKDAGEKGTEWTGVRNYLARNHMRAMRIGDKGFFYHSNEGLEIVGITEVCALSHPDSTANGDPKWDCVDIRAICDLPNPVSLKDIKANPKFEAMALVTSMRLSVQPVTEDEYLEICRLGGLENPPR; encoded by the coding sequence GTGTCCTACTGGCTATACAAGTCCGAACCGTTCAAATGGTCCTGGGCCATGCAGAAGGATGCCGGCGAGAAGGGTACCGAATGGACCGGGGTGCGCAATTACCTGGCGCGCAACCACATGCGGGCCATGCGGATCGGCGACAAGGGCTTCTTTTACCATTCGAACGAGGGGCTTGAGATTGTTGGAATTACCGAGGTCTGCGCTTTGTCGCATCCCGATTCCACGGCCAACGGCGATCCCAAATGGGACTGCGTCGATATTCGTGCGATCTGCGATCTGCCAAATCCGGTGTCGCTGAAAGACATCAAGGCCAATCCGAAATTTGAGGCAATGGCGTTGGTGACGTCCATGCGGCTCTCGGTGCAGCCGGTCACCGAGGATGAGTATCTGGAGATCTGCAGGCTCGGCGGGCTGGAAAACCCGCCGCGGTGA
- a CDS encoding YciI-like protein codes for MLFAVLCTDKPDALQVRMDTRPEHVAFLTDLNAKGSLAFAGPFLDDAGKPNGSLVVLNAETIEAAKAIAAADPYAKAGLFATVDIKPWNWVFNKPEV; via the coding sequence ATGCTGTTTGCGGTTCTATGCACGGACAAGCCGGACGCCCTGCAGGTTCGGATGGATACCCGTCCCGAACATGTCGCGTTTCTAACCGATCTCAATGCCAAGGGCAGTCTTGCTTTTGCCGGGCCATTCCTTGACGATGCCGGCAAGCCGAATGGCAGTCTGGTCGTGCTCAACGCGGAAACCATCGAGGCGGCGAAAGCGATCGCGGCTGCCGATCCCTATGCCAAGGCCGGCCTGTTTGCGACCGTCGATATCAAACCCTGGAACTGGGTTTTCAATAAGCCGGAGGTTTGA
- a CDS encoding NAD(P)H-dependent glycerol-3-phosphate dehydrogenase, producing MAAGFTQGDRLVVVGSGAFGTALSAVAAASGKLPVTLLTRRESVVEDFKETGRNDSALPGIDLPETLTISDDPTVLRGAAIVLFAMPSQAQREASRSLLGFIEKGADVVICAKGIERSSGRLLTDVVGEELRLQNVAVLSGPGFATDIAKGLPTAMVIAAGDIERAALLAEALSGAAFRLYPSGDRIGVQLGGALKNVLAIACGIVEGAGLGDSARAALISRGLAEMSRFIAARGGEADTVRGLSGLGDLVLTATSHQSRNLRYGIALGQSGRATGHSDQLVEGAFAAAVAADVARTLGVDMPITEAVADIIEGKLSVKTALEQLMSRPITQE from the coding sequence ATGGCTGCAGGGTTTACGCAAGGAGATCGTCTCGTCGTCGTCGGTTCCGGCGCCTTCGGCACGGCGCTTTCCGCGGTTGCCGCCGCATCCGGCAAGCTTCCGGTGACGCTGCTCACCCGCCGTGAAAGCGTGGTCGAGGATTTTAAGGAAACCGGCCGCAACGACAGCGCACTGCCGGGTATCGATCTGCCTGAAACATTGACAATCTCCGATGATCCGACGGTGCTACGTGGCGCTGCGATCGTGCTCTTCGCCATGCCGTCGCAGGCGCAGCGCGAAGCCAGCCGGTCGCTGCTCGGTTTTATCGAAAAGGGCGCAGACGTTGTCATCTGCGCCAAAGGAATCGAGCGCTCCAGCGGCCGTTTGTTGACCGATGTCGTCGGTGAAGAGCTACGCTTGCAGAATGTCGCTGTTCTCTCGGGTCCGGGTTTTGCCACCGATATCGCCAAGGGTCTGCCGACAGCGATGGTGATTGCAGCTGGCGATATCGAGCGGGCGGCGCTGCTTGCCGAGGCATTGTCGGGCGCGGCATTCCGCCTTTATCCTTCGGGCGACCGTATCGGCGTTCAACTGGGCGGCGCCTTGAAAAACGTTCTGGCGATCGCCTGCGGCATCGTGGAAGGTGCGGGTCTCGGTGACTCCGCCCGGGCTGCGCTCATTTCACGCGGACTTGCGGAAATGTCCCGCTTCATTGCTGCGCGCGGCGGCGAAGCCGATACGGTGCGGGGATTGTCCGGTCTGGGCGATCTCGTGCTTACCGCGACCAGCCACCAGTCCCGCAATCTGCGCTATGGCATCGCGCTGGGACAAAGCGGCCGCGCGACGGGGCATTCGGACCAACTGGTGGAAGGCGCTTTCGCAGCGGCGGTCGCCGCCGACGTTGCCCGCACGCTTGGTGTCGATATGCCGATCACCGAAGCGGTGGCCGATATCATCGAAGGAAAACTGAGTGTGAAAACGGCGCTGGAGCAACTGATGTCCCGCCCAATCACACAGGAATAA
- the tsaD gene encoding tRNA (adenosine(37)-N6)-threonylcarbamoyltransferase complex transferase subunit TsaD, translating into MSPPLLILGIETSCDETAASVVLRDENGHGEIVSDVVLSQLEEHSIYGGVVPEIAARAHVEALDTLIEEALARAGVALPDINAIAATSGPGLIGGLLVGLMTGKAIARASGKPLYAINHLEGHALTARLTDGLCFPYLMLLVSGGHTQLILVKGVGEYERWGTTIDDALGEAFDKTAKLLGLPYPGGPAVERAAKNGNPERFSFPRPLVGEARLDFSFSGLKTAVRQAAQSIAPVTEQDIADICASFQTAISRTLKDRIGRGLARFKQRFAGSVDTPSLVVAGGVAANQTLRATLQELCDGNGFHFIAPPLQLCTDNAAMIAWAGAERMAAGLPSDCLDVAPRSRWPLDAEAKTLIGFGKRGAKA; encoded by the coding sequence ATGTCTCCGCCTCTGCTCATCCTTGGCATCGAAACAAGCTGCGATGAAACCGCTGCCTCCGTCGTGCTGCGCGATGAGAACGGCCATGGCGAGATCGTCAGTGATGTCGTTCTCAGCCAATTGGAGGAACACAGCATTTATGGCGGCGTCGTGCCGGAAATCGCCGCGCGCGCGCATGTCGAGGCGCTGGATACGCTGATCGAGGAGGCGCTTGCTCGGGCTGGGGTCGCACTGCCTGATATAAATGCGATCGCCGCCACCAGCGGTCCCGGCCTGATCGGTGGCCTGCTCGTCGGCCTGATGACCGGCAAGGCGATTGCGCGCGCCTCGGGAAAGCCGCTCTATGCCATCAACCATCTCGAAGGTCATGCGCTCACGGCGCGGCTGACGGACGGGCTGTGCTTTCCGTATCTGATGTTGCTCGTTTCCGGTGGCCATACGCAGCTTATTCTGGTCAAGGGGGTCGGTGAATACGAACGTTGGGGCACGACGATTGACGATGCGCTGGGCGAGGCTTTCGACAAGACGGCTAAGCTCCTGGGGCTCCCCTATCCGGGCGGTCCTGCCGTCGAACGCGCGGCAAAAAATGGCAACCCGGAGCGCTTCTCCTTTCCACGCCCGCTGGTGGGCGAGGCACGGCTCGATTTTTCCTTTTCCGGCTTGAAGACAGCCGTGCGGCAAGCGGCGCAATCGATCGCTCCGGTCACCGAACAGGATATCGCCGATATATGCGCCTCGTTCCAGACTGCGATTTCGCGCACGCTGAAGGATCGCATCGGCCGTGGACTGGCACGGTTCAAGCAGCGGTTTGCAGGCTCCGTCGATACTCCGTCGCTGGTCGTGGCCGGCGGGGTCGCTGCAAACCAGACCCTGCGGGCGACGCTACAGGAACTCTGCGATGGCAATGGGTTTCATTTCATCGCTCCGCCGCTGCAGTTGTGCACGGATAATGCTGCAATGATCGCCTGGGCTGGTGCCGAGCGGATGGCAGCGGGTCTGCCGTCCGACTGTCTCGATGTAGCGCCGCGCTCGCGCTGGCCTCTCGATGCGGAGGCGAAGACGCTGATCGGTTTTGGAAAGCGGGGAGCGAAGGCTTGA
- the hemC gene encoding hydroxymethylbilane synthase, protein MQTKPFRIGTRGSPLALAQAHETRDRLIAAHGLPSEMFEIVVLSTMGDRITDRSLSEIGGKGLFTQELEDMLISGGLDFAVHSSKDMPTKLPTGLFLSAYLPREDARDAFIGRTAKKLMDLPRGATIGSSSLRRQALIKRLRPDINVVTYRGLVDTRLRKLAEGQVDATLLAFAGLKRLGKADVPTEILDPDLFPPAPAQGAICIESRVADDRINSLLEAINDPRTHETVTCERAFLAALDGSCRTPIAGYALSDGETIRFTGMILTPDGSDYFRVSAEGKSTETEKIGTKAGEDIRLEAGPDFFLSWT, encoded by the coding sequence ATGCAAACAAAACCTTTCCGGATCGGCACGCGGGGTAGTCCCCTGGCGCTGGCTCAGGCCCATGAAACGCGGGATCGCCTGATAGCGGCGCATGGCCTGCCGTCCGAAATGTTCGAGATCGTCGTCCTTTCGACTATGGGTGACCGGATCACCGACCGCTCGCTGTCCGAAATTGGCGGCAAGGGGCTCTTTACCCAGGAACTGGAGGACATGCTCATCTCCGGAGGGCTGGATTTCGCCGTGCATTCCTCCAAGGATATGCCGACGAAGCTGCCGACCGGCCTGTTCCTCTCCGCCTATCTGCCGCGGGAAGATGCCCGGGACGCCTTCATCGGACGCACCGCGAAAAAACTCATGGACCTGCCGCGGGGCGCCACCATTGGTTCCTCATCGTTGCGCCGGCAGGCACTGATCAAGCGGCTGCGACCGGACATCAACGTCGTCACCTATCGCGGCCTGGTCGATACCCGACTAAGGAAATTGGCGGAAGGTCAGGTCGATGCAACCCTGCTCGCCTTTGCCGGCCTCAAGCGGCTCGGCAAGGCCGACGTGCCGACGGAAATCCTCGATCCCGACCTATTTCCGCCAGCGCCGGCGCAAGGGGCGATCTGTATCGAAAGCCGCGTTGCCGACGATCGGATCAACAGCCTTCTGGAAGCAATCAACGATCCAAGGACGCACGAGACCGTGACCTGCGAGCGCGCCTTCCTAGCCGCGCTCGACGGTTCCTGCCGTACCCCGATTGCCGGTTACGCCCTTTCAGACGGCGAAACCATCCGCTTCACCGGTATGATTCTGACGCCGGACGGCAGCGATTACTTTCGCGTCTCGGCCGAAGGAAAATCTACCGAGACGGAAAAGATCGGCACCAAGGCCGGCGAGGATATTCGCCTTGAGGCGGGGCCGGACTTCTTCTTAAGCTGGACCTGA
- a CDS encoding uroporphyrinogen-III synthase — MHAPKRILVTRPQPQAAATAARLEALRYETIVLPVTQASHDPQAARNALTLPHDAIAVTSAEAIRALSVIKEPALPDLTPIVFCIGASTAKAARNAGFHHVVSADGTGASLAALIVERRADLRNGLLYLAGMPRSPGFEATLQDAGITCHVVEVYSMLPIARRPAMIDDLLCRQPADAALFYSYETARLFFMSLPAKAAEALSGKRMLCLSPHVAEAVPDGFGPVSIAAAPHEDALFDLL; from the coding sequence ATGCACGCGCCCAAGCGCATCCTCGTCACCCGGCCGCAGCCACAAGCGGCGGCAACAGCGGCAAGGCTCGAGGCCCTCAGGTACGAAACGATCGTCCTTCCGGTGACGCAGGCATCTCACGATCCGCAAGCCGCAAGGAACGCCCTGACGCTACCCCATGATGCGATTGCCGTTACAAGCGCCGAGGCGATCCGTGCTCTGTCTGTGATCAAGGAACCGGCACTGCCCGACCTCACTCCGATCGTCTTCTGCATCGGAGCATCCACAGCCAAGGCGGCGCGCAATGCCGGTTTTCATCATGTCGTGTCAGCGGATGGCACCGGCGCGTCACTTGCCGCACTGATTGTGGAACGTCGGGCGGATCTGCGAAACGGTTTACTCTACCTGGCAGGAATGCCACGATCCCCCGGCTTCGAAGCAACCCTCCAAGACGCTGGCATCACCTGCCATGTCGTTGAAGTCTACAGCATGTTGCCGATCGCCCGCCGGCCAGCCATGATCGATGACCTGCTCTGCCGCCAACCAGCCGATGCCGCCCTTTTCTATTCGTATGAGACGGCAAGGCTTTTCTTTATGTCCCTGCCAGCGAAAGCGGCGGAAGCCCTCTCAGGCAAGCGCATGCTGTGCCTGAGCCCGCATGTCGCCGAAGCCGTTCCCGACGGCTTCGGCCCGGTGTCGATCGCCGCGGCCCCCCATGAAGATGCCCTTTTCGATCTTCTTTGA
- a CDS encoding COG4223 family protein: protein MDPENPSRRSKPDQEPLTIDLEANAAAADKPAIADGEETVSNEGAHGTQAVHETADDPGGALADDAQATNPDSIDIVDPEIAERNTAADEDARAEAAAMAFTEEPPSAAREQAAHTASRPQDHGASRSSALAAGIVGGLIALLATGGLQYAGVLPAFGPDRGSSAIEQGLAADVESLKAQLAAAPSATADFGPLETRITELEKKSAEAATVPAADVSGLEAQLASLTNEIATLKSNIADAQASTDAAKSELSTRIEAAEKKIEEPASDVQLARAIAVTALKTAIDRGGPFLAELDALKSVSAEDTAVTGLADDATTGVAPRADLVRDFPSTADAMIEATQHSDPEQGIFSRLVDSASSAIRVRPVGSIEGDTPEAIIARIEDKLTNGDLKGASLEWETLPDPAKAAGAAFKSKLDQRVRVEGLIDATVSGAMTAKG from the coding sequence ATGGACCCGGAAAATCCTTCGCGCCGCTCGAAGCCCGATCAGGAACCGTTGACGATCGACCTGGAGGCCAACGCGGCAGCGGCAGACAAGCCCGCCATTGCCGATGGCGAAGAGACTGTCTCCAACGAAGGGGCCCACGGCACCCAGGCGGTGCACGAAACGGCGGACGACCCAGGTGGCGCGCTTGCTGACGACGCACAGGCCACTAACCCGGACAGCATTGATATCGTGGATCCTGAAATTGCCGAGCGGAACACGGCGGCCGACGAGGATGCGCGTGCCGAAGCCGCTGCGATGGCCTTTACCGAAGAACCACCCAGTGCCGCACGGGAACAGGCTGCCCACACCGCATCTCGGCCGCAGGATCATGGAGCATCGAGATCGAGCGCGCTTGCTGCCGGCATCGTCGGCGGCCTGATCGCGCTTCTGGCTACTGGCGGCCTGCAATATGCCGGCGTTCTGCCCGCCTTCGGGCCTGATCGCGGCAGCAGCGCCATCGAACAGGGGCTGGCGGCAGATGTGGAAAGCCTGAAGGCGCAGCTTGCCGCCGCGCCATCGGCAACGGCCGATTTCGGTCCGCTTGAAACCCGTATCACGGAACTGGAGAAAAAGTCTGCCGAAGCCGCGACCGTTCCAGCCGCGGATGTCTCCGGTCTCGAAGCGCAGCTGGCCAGCCTGACCAATGAAATTGCCACGCTGAAATCCAATATCGCCGATGCTCAAGCCTCGACGGATGCGGCAAAGTCCGAACTTTCGACACGCATCGAGGCCGCAGAGAAGAAGATCGAGGAGCCGGCCAGCGATGTGCAACTGGCCCGCGCCATTGCCGTCACTGCACTGAAAACTGCAATCGACCGCGGCGGTCCGTTCCTTGCCGAACTGGACGCGCTGAAGAGCGTTTCCGCAGAAGATACCGCCGTCACCGGCCTTGCCGACGATGCGACGACCGGTGTTGCGCCGCGTGCCGATCTTGTGCGGGACTTCCCCTCGACCGCCGATGCCATGATCGAGGCCACACAGCATAGCGATCCGGAACAGGGGATCTTCTCGCGGCTCGTGGACAGCGCATCTTCGGCCATCCGCGTTCGGCCTGTCGGCAGCATCGAGGGCGATACGCCCGAAGCGATCATCGCCCGCATCGAAGACAAGCTGACCAATGGCGACCTGAAGGGCGCGAGCCTCGAATGGGAAACCCTGCCCGATCCGGCAAAGGCCGCCGGCGCCGCGTTCAAGAGCAAGCTCGATCAGCGCGTTCGCGTCGAAGGGCTTATCGATGCCACTGTTTCCGGCGCAATGACGGCAAAGGGCTGA
- a CDS encoding heme biosynthesis protein HemY, translated as MIRILFYVLIILALGAGFAWLADRPGELSLIWQGQRVEMSLMVAATLLASLVAAILIIIWFIRVVWLSPHSISRYFRARKRDRGYQALSTGLIAAGAGDSILARKMVARTRGLISADQEPLIHLLEAQTALIDGKYDDARKKFELMADDPETRELGLRGLYLEAKRLGANEAARQYAERAADKAPHLPWATMAALEYRSQTGQWDEAIRLLDQSRAAHVIDRKDADRKKAILLTARAGEKLESDPKGARDDALAALKLAENLVPAGLVAAKALSREDNLRKAASILEKLWKQEPHPEIAKLYIRARSGDSALDRMKRANKLEALRPNNAVSLAAVAESALEARELGLARAKAEAAARIQQSESIFLLLADIEEADTGDDGRIRHWMNQALKSPRDPAWTADGVTSPQWLPVSPVTGQLDAFTWKQPVAQISGPIEEGSTEAGEQAIRSLPPVSIPHQDAEPKQVFESVESDVPSHVVETAAKTEDIVETIAVPAPSESVIVPQTVTIEKKPLPAREQVVEPFFGRPPDDPGVRSDSRKPTGKATFRLF; from the coding sequence ATGATCCGCATTCTGTTCTACGTCCTGATTATTCTCGCTCTTGGCGCCGGCTTTGCCTGGCTCGCCGACAGGCCCGGCGAATTGTCCCTGATCTGGCAGGGACAACGCGTCGAGATGAGCCTGATGGTCGCAGCGACCCTGCTTGCGTCGCTTGTGGCCGCCATCCTGATCATCATCTGGTTCATTCGCGTCGTCTGGCTTTCGCCACATTCCATCTCGCGTTATTTCCGCGCCCGCAAGCGCGATCGCGGCTATCAGGCGCTGTCGACAGGTTTGATAGCCGCTGGCGCCGGAGATTCGATTCTTGCCCGCAAAATGGTGGCCCGCACGCGCGGACTCATCAGCGCCGATCAGGAGCCGCTGATCCATCTGCTCGAGGCCCAGACCGCCCTTATCGACGGCAAATATGACGATGCCCGCAAGAAGTTCGAACTGATGGCCGACGATCCCGAAACCCGGGAACTTGGTCTCCGCGGGCTTTATCTCGAAGCCAAGCGGCTTGGAGCCAATGAAGCGGCGCGGCAATATGCAGAACGCGCCGCCGACAAGGCGCCGCATTTGCCATGGGCCACGATGGCTGCATTGGAATATCGCAGCCAGACGGGCCAGTGGGACGAGGCGATCCGTCTTCTCGATCAGAGCCGTGCAGCGCATGTCATCGACCGCAAGGATGCCGACCGCAAGAAGGCGATACTGCTGACGGCGCGTGCTGGTGAAAAGCTCGAATCCGACCCGAAGGGCGCACGGGATGATGCCCTGGCAGCCTTGAAGCTTGCCGAAAATCTCGTTCCCGCCGGTCTTGTGGCAGCAAAGGCATTGTCGCGTGAAGACAATCTGCGCAAGGCCGCTTCCATCCTTGAAAAGCTCTGGAAGCAGGAACCACATCCAGAGATCGCCAAGCTCTACATCCGCGCGCGCAGCGGCGATTCCGCGCTTGATCGGATGAAGCGTGCCAATAAGCTCGAAGCCCTGCGGCCGAACAATGCAGTGTCGCTTGCAGCTGTTGCGGAAAGTGCGCTCGAGGCCCGGGAGCTGGGTTTGGCACGGGCCAAGGCCGAGGCCGCCGCCCGCATCCAGCAATCGGAAAGTATTTTCCTGCTTCTGGCCGATATCGAGGAAGCCGATACGGGCGACGACGGACGCATCCGCCATTGGATGAACCAGGCGTTGAAAAGCCCGCGCGATCCGGCCTGGACGGCGGACGGCGTCACGTCGCCGCAATGGCTGCCGGTTTCCCCGGTCACCGGGCAACTTGACGCCTTCACCTGGAAACAGCCCGTTGCGCAGATTTCCGGTCCTATTGAAGAGGGCAGCACCGAAGCCGGGGAGCAAGCGATCCGCAGCCTGCCCCCGGTCTCGATACCTCATCAGGACGCTGAGCCGAAACAGGTCTTCGAGAGCGTTGAATCGGACGTGCCGAGCCATGTGGTTGAGACCGCGGCCAAAACGGAAGACATCGTCGAGACGATCGCTGTGCCGGCGCCGTCCGAGTCCGTTATCGTGCCACAGACGGTGACGATCGAAAAAAAGCCCCTCCCTGCAAGGGAGCAGGTCGTCGAGCCATTTTTCGGGCGGCCGCCGGATGATCCGGGTGTCCGCAGCGACAGCCGCAAGCCAACCGGCAAAGCGACGTTCCGTCTCTTTTAA
- a CDS encoding TerB family tellurite resistance protein, which translates to MFERFRTFLDTLTGSGHGAAIEAGDPRIAIMALCIQVMEADGETDEKERRKVRSMIKEHYQLDDAALDGLIAAGETAEAQAIDFFRFTSDIKRHYSEEQRIDLVGMLWEIVYADGKRSEMEDHVIWRIADLLGVSGRDRIMKRQEAAAKLDVAEETFAPQQEE; encoded by the coding sequence ATGTTTGAAAGATTTCGGACGTTTCTCGACACCCTCACAGGCTCCGGACACGGTGCGGCCATCGAAGCCGGTGACCCCCGCATCGCCATCATGGCGCTTTGCATCCAGGTCATGGAAGCAGACGGCGAAACCGACGAGAAGGAACGCCGCAAAGTACGGTCCATGATCAAGGAGCATTACCAGCTCGACGATGCGGCACTGGACGGATTGATTGCCGCTGGTGAAACCGCCGAAGCCCAGGCGATCGATTTCTTCCGCTTCACCTCGGACATCAAGCGGCATTATTCCGAGGAGCAGCGTATCGATCTTGTCGGCATGCTGTGGGAAATTGTCTATGCGGATGGCAAGCGCAGCGAGATGGAAGACCATGTGATCTGGCGGATTGCCGACCTGCTCGGCGTCTCCGGCAGGGACAGGATCATGAAGCGGCAGGAGGCTGCCGCCAAACTCGATGTTGCGGAAGAGACATTCGCGCCGCAGCAGGAAGAGTAG
- a CDS encoding MFS transporter, which produces MSVLQGADRFAAFRHVSYARFFFSRFLASFAIQIVSVSVGWQMYEQTQNTLYLGLIGLFQFLPSLVLILVTGSVADRHSRRAIVAICMIISALCAAALLGLTIADAFSPWPVFAILVVFGIERAFMAPAVQSLAPNLVPSADLANAIAWNSSSWQTAAILGPVAGGLLYGISATVAYSVALGFLILASVLVFTIEKPAQHSLSEPRDWTSILAGFRFIRSEKVVLGAISLDLFAVLLGGAVALMPVFASEILVLGPLGLGMLRAAPGIGAILVAVMLAAYPIRHHAGTLMFAGVGLFGVGTVIFGLSDVAWLSIAALMLMGASDMISVYVRETLIALWTPDAVRGRVNAVNMVFVGASNELGEFRAGTMAHVIGAVPAVVIGGVGTLAVAVIWALGFPSLRKVDSLDAPAR; this is translated from the coding sequence ATGTCCGTTTTACAGGGTGCAGACCGATTTGCCGCGTTCCGGCATGTCTCCTATGCCCGCTTCTTCTTCTCGCGGTTCCTCGCGTCCTTCGCCATCCAGATCGTCAGTGTTTCCGTTGGATGGCAGATGTATGAGCAGACGCAGAACACGCTGTATCTCGGTCTCATCGGCCTGTTCCAGTTCCTTCCTTCGCTTGTTCTGATCCTTGTGACCGGGTCCGTCGCAGACCGGCACAGCCGGCGTGCCATTGTTGCCATCTGCATGATCATCAGTGCGCTTTGCGCCGCTGCCCTTTTGGGGCTGACAATCGCGGACGCGTTCTCGCCTTGGCCGGTTTTCGCCATCCTGGTCGTGTTCGGTATCGAACGCGCCTTCATGGCGCCCGCCGTGCAGTCGCTCGCGCCGAATCTTGTTCCCTCTGCCGACCTTGCGAATGCGATCGCCTGGAATTCGTCATCCTGGCAGACGGCCGCCATTCTCGGCCCGGTCGCCGGCGGCCTGCTTTACGGCATCAGTGCGACGGTCGCCTATTCGGTTGCGCTCGGCTTTCTCATACTGGCTTCCGTCCTTGTCTTCACGATCGAAAAACCGGCGCAGCACAGTCTGAGCGAGCCGCGAGACTGGACCTCGATCCTTGCCGGCTTCCGCTTCATTCGCTCGGAAAAGGTCGTATTGGGGGCGATTTCACTTGATCTCTTCGCCGTGCTTTTGGGTGGCGCGGTGGCGCTGATGCCCGTCTTCGCCAGCGAAATTCTTGTGCTCGGGCCGCTTGGCCTCGGGATGCTGCGGGCCGCACCCGGCATCGGCGCCATTCTGGTTGCCGTCATGCTTGCGGCTTATCCGATCCGCCATCACGCGGGTACCCTGATGTTTGCTGGCGTCGGCCTGTTCGGCGTCGGCACCGTTATCTTCGGACTGTCGGACGTTGCCTGGTTGTCGATCGCAGCCCTGATGCTAATGGGCGCGTCCGATATGATCTCCGTCTATGTTCGCGAGACGCTGATCGCACTCTGGACGCCGGACGCGGTGCGCGGCCGGGTCAACGCCGTCAACATGGTCTTCGTCGGAGCGTCGAACGAGCTTGGCGAATTTCGCGCCGGCACGATGGCGCATGTCATCGGGGCGGTTCCTGCCGTGGTTATCGGAGGGGTCGGCACGCTTGCCGTGGCGGTCATCTGGGCGCTTGGCTTCCCGTCTCTGCGCAAGGTCGATTCGCTCGACGCACCGGCACGGTAA
- a CDS encoding YggT family protein, with product MLAVIATLNFIINIAWFLVIASAIFSWLYAFNVINVNNNAINMIGRSLYQLTEPLYRPIRRILPDMGGVDLSPLVVLVILYFIWYFLNTTVAAALLA from the coding sequence ATGCTTGCTGTCATCGCGACCCTGAACTTTATCATCAATATTGCGTGGTTCCTGGTCATCGCCTCGGCCATTTTCTCATGGCTTTATGCATTCAACGTGATCAACGTGAACAACAATGCGATCAACATGATCGGCCGGTCGCTCTATCAACTGACGGAACCGCTCTACCGCCCGATCCGCCGCATCCTGCCGGACATGGGCGGCGTCGATCTCTCCCCTCTGGTGGTTTTGGTCATCCTCTACTTCATCTGGTATTTCCTGAACACGACGGTTGCAGCCGCTCTTCTGGCCTGA